In Helianthus annuus cultivar XRQ/B chromosome 3, HanXRQr2.0-SUNRISE, whole genome shotgun sequence, a single window of DNA contains:
- the LOC110929779 gene encoding serine acetyltransferase 1, chloroplastic, producing the protein MTACIHRSCTQVLEFESNHNYTKFCRSDYPDQLSCKPISNITTTHKHQEHDEEEDLWLKMKDEAKSDVDQEPILSSYYFSLILSHSSLESALANHIAMKLSNSSLPSATLYDLFMGVLTEDQEIVKSVKDDLKAVKERDPACISYVHCFLNFKGFLACQSHRIAHNLWLQDRKILALLIQNRVSEVFALDIHPGARIGSGVMLDHATGVVIGETAVIGNNVSILHNVTLGGTGKSGGDRHPKIGDGVLIGAGTCVLGNIRIGDGAKIGAGSVVLKDVPARTTAVGNPAKLVGGKQNPVKLDKIPSFTMDHVQHVNGWSDYVI; encoded by the coding sequence ATGACTGCTTGCATCCACAGATCATGTACACAAGTTCTTGAATTTGAATCTAACCACAACTACACCAAATTCTGCAGATCAGATTACCCTGATCAGCTATCTTGCAAACCCATCTCCAACATCACAACAACACACAAACACCAAGAacatgatgaagaagaagatctATGGCTGAAGATGAAAGATGAAGCTAAATCAGACGTTGATCAAGAACCCATCTTGTCAAGTTATTATTTCAGCTTAATCTTGTCTCATTCTTCACTTGAAAGTGCTCTAGCTAACCATATTGCAATGAAGTTGAGTAACTCTAGTTTACCTAGTGCCACACTATACGATCTTTTCATGGGTGTGCTCACAGAGGATCAAGAGATTGTTAAATCTGTTAAAGATGATTTAAAGGCTGTTAAAGAAAGGGACCCAGCTTGCATAAGTTATGTGCACTGTTTTTTAAACTTTAAAGGGTTTCTTGCTTGTCAAAGTCATAGGATAGCACATAACTTGTGGTTACAAGATAGAAAGATTTTGGCACTTTTGATTCAGAATAGGGTGTCTGAGGTCTTTGCATTGGATATACATCCTGGAGCAAGAATTGGTAGTGGGGTTATGCTTGATCACGCAACCGGAGTGGTGATCGGTGAGACCGCGGTGATAGGGAACAATGTGTCTATTTTGCATAATGTGACATTGGGTGGGACTGGAAAGAGTGGTGGAGATAGGCATCCTAAAATTGGTGATGGGGTTTTGATTGGAGCTGGGACTTGTGTTTTGGGGAATATTCGGATCGGTGATGGCGCGAAAATCGGGGCGGGTTCGGTGGTGTTGAAAGATGTGCCTGCTAGAACTACTGCTGTTGGAAACCCTGCAAAGTTAGTTGGAGGAAAACAGAATCCTGTTAAGCTTGATAAGATTCCTAGTTTTACTATGGATCATGTGCAACATGTGAATGGATGGTCTGACTATGTTATTTAA